A single region of the Triticum dicoccoides isolate Atlit2015 ecotype Zavitan chromosome 2B, WEW_v2.0, whole genome shotgun sequence genome encodes:
- the LOC119363966 gene encoding uncharacterized protein LOC119363966 isoform X1: MAYYSDHQAYASNTTNSTESVQELIGKIFHRLDDLARQREVVFEDRPSSYDPYSRGHPYVAPTCHICGFQGHSPAECQRGYSHIPDCFGMSFAQEHSSYQNNYSYGWPENPNMSYRSNNPEISPFASSNHMQGSRYEEESHNYAPQQSYSTPIHILQHQEMFPMELNGPTFGQPTPSTQVPTQDEFDDIDKLALLSLEFTWSAKDDPIRKVILDEMKKIKSGKELVEEVRKIEKNINAGSTISSQLELSVAEIPLDTCEVPTPSHPVEQDSKSPEEERPQIEEDELEDKEQDDQELQFPSDQVEDSSSTTPEEVQEAAVDEDEEPEIHLPIVIPERDVSGLSNPLNDMSSYDLFASTLHCMMPSVKVDLKKYLLGYDHIYPVSGITHINDDHSYFPRARPMLNETYHSYANLELNEKYHPHVSVDFADFYHPKHVLYSYAYVIGYSIDDLEGIIPTTCIVSFVECSFRFLLVHESLHADQVRDAIPWDPGGPMAWG, encoded by the coding sequence ATGGCTTACTATTCAGATCATCAGGCTTATGCGAGCAACACTACAAATAGCACGGAAAGTGTTCAAGAACTGATAGGTAAGATTTTCCATCGATTAGATGATTTAGCTCGGCAGCGAGAAGTAGTTTTTGAGGATAGGCCTAGTTCTTACGATCCTTATTCCAGAGGCCATCCTTATGTTGCTCCTACTTGCCATATTTGCGGATTTCAGGGCCATTCGCCCGCTGAATGTCAGCGTGGCTACTCTCACATTCCAGATTGTTTTGGCATGAGCTTCGCTCAAGAGCATagctcataccaaaacaattactcaTATGGGTGGCCTGAAAACCCGAATATGTCATATAGGAGCAACAACCCTGAGATCTCACCGTTTGCTTCTAGTAATCATATGCAGGGATCTAGGTATGAAGAGGAGAGCCACAACTATGCTCCACAACAGTCTTATTCAACTCCTATTCATATACTTCAGCACCAGGAGATGTTTCCAATGGAGTTAAATGGTCCTACATTTGGTCAACCAACACCTTCAACACAAGTGCCTACTCAAGATGAGTTCGATGACATAGACAAGCTCGCACTTTTGAGTCTCGAGTTCACTTGGAGTGCCAAGGATGATCCTATTAGGAAGGTTATACTAGAtgaaatgaagaagatcaagagtgGAAAAGAGCTAGTGGAAGAAGTAAGGAAGATTGAGAAGAACATCAACGCTGGCAGCACTATTTCTTCACAGCTAGAGCTGAGTGTTGCTGAGATTCCCCTTGATACATGTGAGGTTCCAACACCGTCACATCCAGTTGAGCAAGATAGCAAGAGTCCAGAGGAAGAAAGACCTCAGATTGAAGAAGATGAACTAGAAGACAAGGAACAAGATGATCAAGAGCTGCAATTCCCAAGTGATCAAGTTGAAGACTCATCATCTACTACTCCTGAAGAAGTACAAGaagctgctgtagatgaagatgaagaacctgagATTCATTTGCCTATTGTCATACCAGAGCGTGATGTGTCAGGTTTATCTAATCCTCTTAATGACATGTCTTCATATGATTTGTTTGCTTCTACCTTGCATTGCATGATGCCATCTGTTAAAGTAGATTTGAAAAAGTATTTGCTTGGATATGATCATATATACCCTGTTAGTGGCATTACTCACATTAATGATGATCACAGTTACTTTCCTCGTGCTAGACCTATGCTTAATGAAACATATCATTCTTATGCTAATCTTGAGCTTAATGAAAAATATCATCCTCATGTTAGTGTTGACTTTGCTGATTTCTACCATCCTAAACATGTGCTTTATAGCTATGCTTATGTAATTGGATATTCGATTGATGACTTGGAGGGTATTATCCCTACCACTTGTATTGTCTCTTTCGTTGAGTGCTCTTTCAGGTTCTTGCTTGTGCACGAATCACTACATGCTGACCAAGTTCGAGATGCCATTCCCTGGGACCCCGGTGGACCCATGGCATGGGGATGA
- the LOC119363966 gene encoding uncharacterized protein LOC119363966 isoform X2 produces MFPMELNGPTFGQPTPSTQVPTQDEFDDIDKLALLSLEFTWSAKDDPIRKVILDEMKKIKSGKELVEEVRKIEKNINAGSTISSQLELSVAEIPLDTCEVPTPSHPVEQDSKSPEEERPQIEEDELEDKEQDDQELQFPSDQVEDSSSTTPEEVQEAAVDEDEEPEIHLPIVIPERDVSGLSNPLNDMSSYDLFASTLHCMMPSVKVDLKKYLLGYDHIYPVSGITHINDDHSYFPRARPMLNETYHSYANLELNEKYHPHVSVDFADFYHPKHVLYSYAYVIGYSIDDLEGIIPTTCIVSFVECSFRFLLVHESLHADQVRDAIPWDPGGPMAWG; encoded by the coding sequence ATGTTTCCAATGGAGTTAAATGGTCCTACATTTGGTCAACCAACACCTTCAACACAAGTGCCTACTCAAGATGAGTTCGATGACATAGACAAGCTCGCACTTTTGAGTCTCGAGTTCACTTGGAGTGCCAAGGATGATCCTATTAGGAAGGTTATACTAGAtgaaatgaagaagatcaagagtgGAAAAGAGCTAGTGGAAGAAGTAAGGAAGATTGAGAAGAACATCAACGCTGGCAGCACTATTTCTTCACAGCTAGAGCTGAGTGTTGCTGAGATTCCCCTTGATACATGTGAGGTTCCAACACCGTCACATCCAGTTGAGCAAGATAGCAAGAGTCCAGAGGAAGAAAGACCTCAGATTGAAGAAGATGAACTAGAAGACAAGGAACAAGATGATCAAGAGCTGCAATTCCCAAGTGATCAAGTTGAAGACTCATCATCTACTACTCCTGAAGAAGTACAAGaagctgctgtagatgaagatgaagaacctgagATTCATTTGCCTATTGTCATACCAGAGCGTGATGTGTCAGGTTTATCTAATCCTCTTAATGACATGTCTTCATATGATTTGTTTGCTTCTACCTTGCATTGCATGATGCCATCTGTTAAAGTAGATTTGAAAAAGTATTTGCTTGGATATGATCATATATACCCTGTTAGTGGCATTACTCACATTAATGATGATCACAGTTACTTTCCTCGTGCTAGACCTATGCTTAATGAAACATATCATTCTTATGCTAATCTTGAGCTTAATGAAAAATATCATCCTCATGTTAGTGTTGACTTTGCTGATTTCTACCATCCTAAACATGTGCTTTATAGCTATGCTTATGTAATTGGATATTCGATTGATGACTTGGAGGGTATTATCCCTACCACTTGTATTGTCTCTTTCGTTGAGTGCTCTTTCAGGTTCTTGCTTGTGCACGAATCACTACATGCTGACCAAGTTCGAGATGCCATTCCCTGGGACCCCGGTGGACCCATGGCATGGGGATGA